The sequence AACGCGGGCAGATCGATCAGGGAGCAGATATCCTCCGCCAACACCCGGCCTACCGCCTCTTCCAGAGCCACCTCTTCCACCCGGTTCAGGGGAGCGCAGGCGGCGTACATCTTTTCCAGTGCCTCGGCCGGAAGCATCAGCCCCGGCTGGCTGCAACAGTCCTGCTGTGCCATCATCTTGCCTCTTGAGCCATAGTGGCGACCATTATGCCATCGGGCCCCAGATAAACCTATTGATCCAGTCGGGTATAATCACCTGCGCTGATGCAAAAATGTGCGACCATCGGCGTGAAAACCCTCAGCCATGGCCTTGTATTTTGCCGCCGCCCAGATATAATCTGCGCCCCCCGGTCAAAGGCCGGGCATTTCACAATTTCCCGGGTTCCCTCACCCCGCTTACCAAAAAGGTACACTCGATGTTGCAACTGACCCCTGCGCAGGTTAAACGCGCCCTGATCATTTTGATCGGCTTCCATATTGTGGTGATCACTGCCAGTAACTACCTGGTTCAGCTCCCCTTTCAGATCTTTGAACGACACACCACCTGGGGCGCGTTCAGCTTTCCCTTCGTCTATCTGGCCACGGATCTGACCGTCCGCATCTTCGGCGCGGCCCCGGCGCGGCGTATCATCTTTGGGGCGATGATCCCGGCCCTGCTGGCCTCCTACCTGGTATCGGTGCTGTTCTTCGAGGGCCAGTTCCAGGGCGCCAAGGGGTTACAGGAGTTCAACACCTTCGTCGGCCGCATCGCCTTTGCCAGCTTTGCCGCCTACCTCTTTGGCCAGTTGATGGACATCAAGGTGTTTGCCCGGCTGCGCCAGATGAAGGCTTGGTGGGTGGCCCCGGCGGCTTCCACCATTTTTGGGAACCTGATCGATACCCTGGTGTTCTTTTCAGTGGCATTCTATGCCAGCTCAAACCCCTTTA is a genomic window of Ferrimonas sp. YFM containing:
- a CDS encoding 7-cyano-7-deazaguanine/7-aminomethyl-7-deazaguanine transporter, with amino-acid sequence MLQLTPAQVKRALIILIGFHIVVITASNYLVQLPFQIFERHTTWGAFSFPFVYLATDLTVRIFGAAPARRIIFGAMIPALLASYLVSVLFFEGQFQGAKGLQEFNTFVGRIAFASFAAYLFGQLMDIKVFARLRQMKAWWVAPAASTIFGNLIDTLVFFSVAFYASSNPFMAEHWPEIASVDYGFKLLISLGLFLPAYGLLLRFLSDRILMSSATTERHFA